One Rhizobiales bacterium GAS188 DNA window includes the following coding sequences:
- a CDS encoding CO or xanthine dehydrogenase, FAD-binding subunit → MPDYLRPPTLQAALVALAQGGRAARHHDGHPLVVLAGATDIYPARAAKQAWLESFPRDFLDISQIPELRGISSDGRATLIGAATSWTELVEAPLPAAYDALKQAALQIGGRQIQNRGTLGGNIVNASPAADGVPPLLALDARVEIASAQGRRSVPLATFIRGNRKTELMRDELVVAIRIPAHRSSARSIFLKLGARSHLVISIACVAVLLDQDADGRIADIRIAVGACSDKPARLAALEAELSGEILGPGLLDRVTPKIVAALTPIDDIRASAAYRYDAARILVRRALAQLAGTSSEEQVAA, encoded by the coding sequence ATGCCGGACTATCTGCGCCCTCCCACCTTGCAGGCAGCCCTAGTGGCTCTGGCCCAGGGCGGGCGCGCAGCGAGGCACCATGATGGCCATCCGCTCGTCGTGCTTGCCGGCGCAACCGACATCTATCCGGCGCGCGCCGCGAAACAGGCCTGGCTCGAGTCCTTTCCGCGCGATTTCCTCGACATCAGCCAGATCCCCGAGCTGAGAGGCATAAGCAGCGATGGGCGGGCGACGCTGATCGGGGCCGCGACCAGCTGGACGGAGCTTGTCGAGGCGCCGTTGCCTGCCGCATACGATGCCCTGAAGCAGGCGGCCCTGCAGATCGGCGGCCGTCAGATCCAGAATCGCGGCACGCTCGGCGGCAATATCGTCAACGCCTCGCCGGCAGCGGATGGCGTGCCGCCGTTGCTGGCGCTCGACGCGAGAGTCGAGATCGCCTCGGCGCAGGGCCGGCGCAGCGTGCCGCTCGCGACCTTCATCCGCGGCAATCGCAAGACCGAGCTGATGCGAGACGAGCTGGTGGTCGCGATCCGCATCCCGGCCCATCGGTCCTCGGCGCGTTCGATCTTCCTCAAGCTCGGCGCCCGCTCGCATCTCGTCATCTCGATCGCCTGCGTGGCGGTGCTCCTCGACCAGGATGCCGATGGCAGGATCGCCGATATCCGCATCGCGGTCGGCGCCTGCTCGGACAAACCGGCGCGGCTCGCCGCCCTCGAGGCGGAGCTCAGTGGCGAGATATTGGGGCCGGGCTTGCTCGACCGCGTCACGCCCAAGATCGTGGCGGCGCTGACGCCGATCGACGATATCAGGGCGAGCGCCGCCTATCGCTATGACGCCGCGCGCATCCTGGTGAGACGGGCGCTGGCGCAACTCGCCGGCACATCCAGCGAAGAGCAGGTCGCGGCATGA